In Methanofastidiosum sp., the following proteins share a genomic window:
- a CDS encoding M20/M25/M40 family metallo-hydrolase: MEEVKLLEEIIKIYSPSEKEKNVSDFLFNFLKNKKFNVKQDKEWNVISTIGSGPPYILLTSHMDTVSGEVPFRIEGKKIYGRGACDAKSPLAALLSAFIRFKNKKFKGTLIFAGVTGEEAPNSRGTLELMKKIKADFIFLGEPGSADGITIGYKGRLLLKILFKGKASHSSSEEDNPILKFIDFSNKVSMLYKGNNLFESLSYSPTSISAESESNVMPSECRITIDFRIPPGLSHETVLKEISQLLDGEIELVEGVDGVITSKNNILVKTLVKAIRENGFSPKYKKKTGSSDMNLLVRLTENIVTYGPGDSSLDHTDMECIDTDEYLKSIDILEMAISEIFGIVSL, from the coding sequence TTGGAAGAAGTTAAACTGCTTGAAGAGATAATAAAAATCTATAGCCCTTCAGAGAAAGAAAAAAATGTCTCTGATTTTTTATTTAATTTTCTTAAAAATAAGAAATTTAATGTCAAACAAGATAAAGAATGGAATGTTATTTCAACAATTGGCTCTGGCCCCCCTTACATTCTTCTGACAAGTCATATGGATACAGTCAGTGGAGAAGTTCCTTTTAGAATTGAAGGCAAGAAAATATATGGTAGAGGTGCATGTGATGCCAAATCACCGCTTGCAGCACTTCTTTCTGCGTTTATTAGGTTTAAAAATAAAAAATTCAAAGGAACACTTATCTTTGCTGGAGTTACTGGTGAAGAAGCCCCAAATTCTAGAGGTACTTTGGAATTAATGAAAAAGATAAAAGCAGATTTCATATTTCTAGGGGAGCCCGGTTCTGCTGATGGGATTACAATAGGATACAAAGGCAGATTGCTTCTGAAGATATTGTTTAAGGGTAAAGCTTCACATTCCTCTTCAGAAGAAGATAATCCAATATTAAAGTTCATAGATTTTTCAAACAAAGTTAGCATGCTATATAAAGGAAACAACTTGTTTGAATCTCTCAGTTATTCACCAACTTCAATATCTGCAGAATCTGAAAGTAATGTTATGCCAAGTGAATGCAGGATAACAATTGACTTTAGAATCCCGCCTGGGTTATCTCATGAAACTGTCTTAAAAGAGATATCACAACTTCTTGATGGTGAAATCGAGCTAGTCGAAGGTGTAGATGGAGTAATCACTTCAAAGAATAACATACTTGTAAAAACATTAGTAAAGGCGATAAGGGAAAATGGATTTTCCCCAAAATATAAGAAAAAAACAGGATCTTCTGATATGAATCTCCTTGTTAGATTGACAGAGAACATAGTTACCTATGGCCCAGGCGACTCATCTTTAGACCATACAGATATGGAATGTATTGACACTGACGAATATCTTAAATCAATTGATATTTTAGAGATGGCAATATCAGAAATCTTTGGGATAGTTTCTCTTTAG
- a CDS encoding aspartate aminotransferase family protein, with protein MIYKDLEEKYGSGVYYKRDLEIISGKGIYLYDSQGNEYIDCVAGHGVCLFGHSHPKIVQAIKEQSDTLISCPEIFYNDKRAELLEKIAEITPKGLTKTFLSNSGAEAVEAALKFSRKITGKTDIVSFTFGFHGRTMGALSATWKAEYKKPFLPLVPGFCHTAYNNLEKLQEVITDNTAAIIVEPIQGEGGVKPANMDFIKGIREICDQKGILMIVDEVQTGFGRTGELFAINRYNVSPDILCLGKGIAGGIPMGATVVREDLSNLDKGEHGSTFGGNPLACNASLAAIRTLKEEKLVERSRENGEYFLSQLKKNIDETVYKDIRGLGLMIGIEMKQKVGPYLAQLMEKKVLALTAGKLVVRYLPPLIIEKDHIDRVVEATGEIIGRS; from the coding sequence ATGATCTATAAAGACTTAGAAGAAAAGTATGGTAGCGGTGTCTACTATAAGAGAGATCTGGAAATTATTTCGGGCAAAGGTATCTATCTTTATGATAGCCAAGGAAATGAATACATAGACTGCGTTGCAGGTCATGGAGTTTGCCTTTTTGGGCATTCTCACCCAAAGATAGTCCAAGCTATAAAAGAGCAGTCTGATACTTTGATTTCATGCCCCGAGATATTCTATAATGACAAGAGAGCAGAGCTTTTGGAAAAAATAGCTGAAATTACGCCAAAAGGACTTACAAAAACATTTCTATCAAACTCTGGTGCTGAGGCTGTTGAAGCAGCATTAAAGTTTTCAAGAAAAATAACTGGAAAGACAGATATCGTTTCATTCACATTTGGATTCCATGGCAGGACAATGGGGGCTCTTTCTGCAACTTGGAAAGCGGAATACAAAAAACCTTTCTTGCCGTTGGTTCCAGGTTTTTGTCATACTGCATACAATAATCTAGAAAAACTTCAAGAGGTAATTACTGACAATACCGCCGCAATCATAGTAGAGCCTATCCAAGGAGAAGGTGGAGTTAAACCCGCCAACATGGATTTCATAAAAGGTATCAGAGAGATTTGTGATCAAAAAGGAATATTGATGATTGTAGATGAGGTCCAGACAGGTTTTGGAAGAACTGGGGAGTTGTTTGCAATAAATAGATACAATGTTTCGCCAGATATCTTATGCCTTGGAAAAGGAATAGCCGGTGGAATACCTATGGGGGCAACTGTTGTCAGAGAAGATCTATCAAATCTTGACAAGGGAGAGCATGGCTCCACATTTGGAGGAAATCCCCTTGCATGTAACGCTTCACTTGCCGCAATTAGGACTCTAAAAGAAGAAAAACTCGTGGAAAGATCAAGAGAAAATGGAGAATACTTCTTATCACAACTGAAAAAGAATATCGATGAAACTGTTTACAAAGATATAAGGGGTCTTGGCCTTATGATTGGAATTGAGATGAAGCAGAAGGTAGGGCCCTATCTTGCACAACTTATGGAGAAAAAAGTACTTGCACTTACAGCAGGAAAACTTGTAGTCCGATACCTCCCACCTTTAATAATTGAAAAGGACCATATTGATAGGGTTGTTGAGGCGACAGGTGAAATTATTGGAAGAAGTTAA
- a CDS encoding [LysW]-aminoadipate kinase: protein MIVIKIGGSLGTEVESLAKEIAEISKKEKIVVVHGGSYETTEISKKLGKETKFVTSVSGFRSRYTDLETIQIMEMVMAGKINKELVKLLQKSGANAFGLSGADGKVLLAKRKDSIKIIEDGKKKILKDDFTGKVESVNKELITMLLDKGYLPIICPLAISAEGDIVNTDGDRAAAAIASALSADLVVMTNVDGFLKDGKLVTELNLLQIEEAYQFADGGMKKKLLAAKEAIEQGSPKVIIARGNLDNSLENALNGKRTVISR from the coding sequence ATGATTGTAATAAAGATTGGTGGAAGCCTTGGTACAGAGGTAGAAAGCTTAGCAAAAGAGATAGCCGAGATTTCAAAAAAGGAAAAGATAGTTGTTGTCCATGGGGGATCTTATGAGACTACAGAAATCTCAAAGAAGCTTGGAAAAGAAACAAAGTTTGTTACATCTGTTTCCGGTTTTAGATCAAGATACACCGATCTTGAAACAATCCAAATCATGGAAATGGTAATGGCCGGAAAGATAAACAAAGAGCTTGTAAAGCTACTCCAAAAATCAGGTGCTAATGCTTTTGGATTATCGGGTGCTGATGGAAAGGTCTTGCTTGCCAAGAGAAAAGATTCTATTAAGATCATTGAAGATGGAAAAAAGAAAATACTAAAGGATGATTTCACAGGAAAAGTTGAGAGTGTCAACAAGGAACTTATTACAATGTTGCTTGATAAAGGGTATTTACCAATTATCTGCCCTTTGGCAATAAGTGCTGAAGGGGACATTGTGAACACTGATGGGGACAGGGCTGCAGCTGCAATAGCATCTGCACTATCTGCTGATCTAGTAGTCATGACCAATGTCGATGGATTTCTAAAGGATGGAAAGCTTGTAACAGAACTCAACTTATTACAGATTGAAGAAGCTTATCAATTTGCGGATGGAGGTATGAAGAAAAAACTCCTTGCCGCAAAAGAGGCCATAGAACAGGGAAGCCCTAAAGTAATAATTGCAAGAGGAAATCTAGATAATTCATTAGAAAATGCCTTGAATGGCAAGAGAACGGTGATTTCAAGATGA
- a CDS encoding HAD-IC family P-type ATPase: METKLDWCKLTSKDIIEKLSTSTGGLSSKEATSRLEKYGYNEIKFKKRGPIIRFLMQFNNPLLMVLIVAAFACFFLWAFMGEEDIIMDMWVIIGVVIATAVIGFIQEGKAEASIDALKDMLVDKCKVMRDGETKVIPARDLVPGDIVIIEAGDKVPADLRIVSSKSLHLDESMLTGESMPVRKGTEDDPNNKNNEGKYCMAYGGTFVTSGRGKGIVYATAEETEIGKIAKLMKSSGQTTPPILKKISAFVKLLIITIVSFGVIVFGLGVLEGYEIIYMFLAMIGMIVALIPEGLAGAIIAAFAVGSTVMAKKNAIVRNLPAAETLGSVTVICSDKTGTLTKNEMTAVRIFSGNRTYIVEGVGYEPVGQILENDGNTKAELTPELIQTLRTGFLCNNAGIAIEKNRYVAKGSHTEAALIVSATKAGINEKLLKLDEIPFEPKQQYMATLHEDCDGNIIYVKGSPERILKSCKNQFIDGKKMPLDKELIMKNVEDMAKDALRVLAMAYKKVPKDKLSLDEKDISDLTFVGAQGMIDPPRKEAIDAIEKCKTAGIRPIMITGDHAFTAKAVAKQLRIGDGEDEVLTGKEISEMTDDQLFEVVNDFSVYARVEPEHKYRITKQLQKRGHIVAMTGDGVNDAPALKAADIGVAMGVGGTEVSKEASDIILTDDNFATIVDAVEEGRHVYDNIWKVILYIMPTNGGQGLAMAGALFLAPFIPLFSHRLPIEPVQILWVNLIIAIACAIPLIWEPAGNGLLTRPPRDPNEKLFNKFFIQRVGIVSVVEVTMIFSMYLLFFKSVGNSLEFLPQAQTIAFTTIIMIEVGYLFTARSLRGTAFKINPFRNKWLTIGALTTLVLQVLLVYSEPLFGTSPFRTAPFPAIWWIPLCIVATTSFFVIEIEKFIRRRLEIKKTVI; this comes from the coding sequence GTGGAAACAAAATTAGATTGGTGCAAATTAACTAGTAAGGACATAATAGAGAAGTTGAGTACATCTACGGGTGGGCTCTCCTCTAAAGAAGCGACCTCAAGACTTGAAAAGTATGGATACAATGAGATTAAATTCAAGAAAAGAGGGCCAATTATCAGATTTTTAATGCAATTCAATAATCCTCTGCTCATGGTTCTAATAGTGGCAGCTTTTGCATGTTTTTTCCTATGGGCTTTCATGGGAGAAGAAGATATCATAATGGACATGTGGGTTATTATAGGAGTTGTTATAGCAACAGCCGTGATTGGATTTATCCAAGAAGGGAAAGCTGAAGCCTCAATTGATGCCTTAAAGGATATGCTAGTGGATAAATGCAAGGTAATGAGAGATGGTGAAACTAAAGTAATTCCTGCAAGAGATCTAGTTCCAGGAGATATCGTTATTATTGAGGCCGGAGATAAAGTACCTGCTGACCTTAGAATAGTATCTTCAAAGAGTTTGCATTTAGATGAATCAATGCTTACAGGAGAATCAATGCCTGTCCGAAAAGGTACAGAAGATGATCCCAATAATAAAAATAACGAAGGAAAGTATTGTATGGCCTATGGGGGAACTTTTGTAACAAGCGGAAGAGGAAAAGGTATTGTATATGCAACTGCGGAAGAAACTGAAATTGGGAAAATAGCAAAACTAATGAAGAGTTCTGGCCAGACTACACCCCCTATATTAAAAAAGATATCGGCATTTGTAAAGCTACTAATCATTACTATTGTTTCTTTTGGAGTAATAGTTTTCGGATTGGGCGTACTAGAGGGATATGAAATAATCTATATGTTTCTTGCCATGATAGGCATGATTGTGGCATTAATACCTGAAGGGCTTGCTGGTGCTATAATTGCTGCTTTTGCTGTTGGATCCACCGTTATGGCAAAAAAGAATGCAATAGTAAGAAACTTACCAGCTGCTGAAACCTTAGGTAGTGTCACAGTTATTTGTTCAGATAAAACAGGGACCCTAACTAAAAATGAGATGACAGCAGTTCGGATATTTAGTGGAAATAGAACCTATATTGTTGAAGGTGTAGGGTACGAACCTGTGGGTCAAATATTGGAGAATGATGGAAATACAAAAGCAGAACTAACACCAGAGCTTATCCAAACTTTAAGAACAGGTTTTCTCTGTAATAATGCAGGTATAGCTATTGAAAAGAACAGATACGTTGCCAAAGGAAGCCATACAGAAGCGGCTTTAATTGTTTCAGCCACAAAAGCTGGCATCAATGAAAAACTTCTAAAATTGGATGAGATACCTTTTGAACCGAAACAACAGTACATGGCAACATTACATGAAGATTGTGATGGGAATATAATTTATGTAAAAGGTTCTCCTGAAAGAATTTTAAAATCTTGTAAAAATCAGTTTATCGATGGAAAAAAAATGCCACTTGACAAAGAACTGATAATGAAAAATGTCGAGGATATGGCTAAAGATGCGTTAAGAGTCTTAGCTATGGCTTACAAGAAAGTTCCTAAAGATAAACTTTCACTTGACGAGAAAGATATCTCAGATTTAACATTTGTTGGTGCTCAAGGTATGATAGATCCTCCAAGAAAAGAAGCTATTGATGCCATTGAAAAATGTAAAACAGCTGGTATTCGACCAATAATGATTACAGGAGATCACGCTTTTACAGCAAAAGCAGTTGCTAAACAGCTAAGGATAGGAGATGGAGAAGACGAAGTTTTGACAGGAAAAGAAATCTCAGAGATGACAGACGATCAACTTTTTGAAGTAGTTAATGATTTCTCAGTGTATGCAAGAGTTGAGCCAGAGCATAAATATAGAATAACAAAACAACTGCAAAAAAGAGGGCATATAGTAGCAATGACTGGAGACGGGGTAAACGATGCCCCCGCATTAAAAGCAGCAGATATTGGTGTTGCTATGGGTGTGGGAGGAACTGAGGTAAGTAAGGAAGCGTCGGATATCATATTAACTGACGATAATTTTGCTACAATAGTTGATGCTGTTGAAGAAGGTAGACATGTATATGATAATATCTGGAAAGTAATCCTCTACATAATGCCAACTAATGGAGGCCAAGGACTAGCTATGGCAGGAGCTTTATTCTTAGCACCTTTTATACCTCTTTTTAGCCATAGACTTCCCATAGAGCCAGTGCAGATATTGTGGGTCAACTTAATAATTGCTATTGCTTGCGCAATTCCTTTGATATGGGAGCCAGCGGGAAATGGATTATTAACTAGACCACCAAGAGACCCTAATGAAAAATTATTCAACAAATTTTTCATTCAAAGAGTTGGGATAGTATCCGTTGTAGAAGTGACAATGATCTTCTCAATGTATTTACTCTTCTTCAAGTCGGTGGGTAACTCTCTGGAATTTTTACCACAAGCCCAGACAATCGCATTCACAACTATAATAATGATTGAAGTTGGGTATCTGTTTACTGCAAGGTCACTTAGAGGCACAGCATTTAAGATAAATCCATTTAGAAACAAATGGTTAACAATTGGTGCTCTGACAACTTTGGTCTTACAAGTCCTCTTAGTCTATTCTGAGCCTCTGTTTGGAACAAGCCCTTTCAGAACTGCGCCATTTCCAGCTATCTGGTGGATTCCATTATGTATAGTGGCGACTACAAGCTTTTTTGTTATAGAAATAGAAAAGTTTATCAGAAGAAGACTAGAAATTAAAAAAACTGTAATATAA
- a CDS encoding type II CAAX endopeptidase family protein: protein MTSNLPNLNDNSSKGIIYFVIITFFITYLMDAIIFLNGGLTYQNTFAFLIAMMFVPLIVSVTLTKFYLKRKLSSFGINKGKSIKYYLAAYLYPFLVIGLGVLLFVIMGFGTLRTDMDLIFPIQYGIPIYIYLINYSIAPIFPNSIFAFGEEYGWRGYLQDLLLEKFSILKTLLITGVIWGLWHAPLIAMGYNYHQYPLPGVFLFTLWTIFVGIFFGWLKIKSKSVLTAALGHGAINAYVGFGIIFAQTNNQLLGVPFGIPGLLAFFILALVFLWDLKRNYPKDF, encoded by the coding sequence ATGACATCTAATCTTCCAAATTTAAATGACAATTCCTCAAAAGGAATTATTTATTTTGTAATAATCACATTTTTTATTACATATTTGATGGATGCAATTATTTTTCTTAACGGTGGCCTTACATACCAGAATACATTTGCATTTCTAATTGCCATGATGTTTGTACCGCTAATTGTATCTGTCACACTTACCAAATTCTATCTTAAAAGAAAACTTTCATCTTTTGGGATAAACAAAGGCAAGAGTATTAAATATTATTTAGCTGCCTATCTTTATCCATTTTTAGTTATTGGGCTAGGAGTTCTTCTATTTGTAATAATGGGATTTGGAACTCTAAGAACTGATATGGATTTAATATTCCCAATTCAGTATGGTATTCCTATCTATATCTATTTAATCAACTATTCAATTGCGCCTATTTTTCCTAACTCTATATTCGCATTTGGAGAAGAGTATGGGTGGCGTGGATACCTTCAGGATCTCTTGCTAGAAAAGTTTTCTATCCTAAAGACTCTATTAATAACTGGTGTTATATGGGGACTATGGCATGCACCTTTAATTGCAATGGGATATAACTATCACCAATACCCTTTACCGGGTGTATTTCTCTTCACACTTTGGACTATATTTGTAGGGATATTTTTTGGGTGGTTAAAAATTAAATCAAAATCAGTTTTGACTGCAGCACTTGGACACGGTGCAATAAACGCTTACGTTGGATTTGGGATAATCTTTGCACAAACAAATAATCAACTATTAGGTGTTCCTTTTGGTATTCCGGGATTGTTAGCATTCTTTATACTTGCATTAGTATTCTTATGGGATCTAAAGAGAAACTATCCCAAAGATTTCTGA